The following are encoded in a window of Sulfitobacter sp. S190 genomic DNA:
- the ptsP gene encoding phosphoenolpyruvate--protein phosphotransferase yields the protein MPDRIESDSRKLLGRLRDTMAGEDAGQARLDKITHLIATSMGCEVCSIYLFRDDDTLELCATEGLNKDAVHQTRMRLGEGLVGKVAKRRRIINTPNAPQAKGFRYMEETGEEIYSSFLGVPIQRLGDTLGVLVVQSKDAREFIADEVYALEVVAMVLAEMTELGAFVGEGMAMSARHSQPVLVRGTVAQEGVAEGHVWLHEPRVVVSNPIADDPEVEAQRLQDAVDTLRLSVDQMLTMSVADKEQKQVIETYRMFANSKSWMRRMQEDITRGLSAEAAVEKEQSLARSRMGQSADAYLRERLSDLDDLSNRLLRILTGQGSNTGAEMPGDPILVARNIGPAELLEYGRSLRGIVLEDGSVGSHAAIVARALAIPLLVHAGRISTEALNGDHIMVDGEQGIVHLRPEDTVATAFRDKIAMQAAAQERYASIREKPAETRCGSIVQLNMNAGLMADLPSLQSSGAEGVGLFRTELQFLVRNQMPRRSELSALYTRVLEAAQGKRVVFRTLDIGSDKVLPYMKPNDEPNPALGWRAIRVGLDKPGIMRMQLQALFRAANGGPLTVMFPFVAQFEEYRAAREEVAKTLAREERLGHVLPSKIEVGAMLETPSLGFAPRKFFEEVDFLSIGGNDLKQFFFAADRENERVRKRYDTLNVSFLTFLESIAERCADTGTPLSFCGEDAGRPVEALCFAAIGFRQLSMRPASIGPVKSLLRRCNLDDVHRVITTARDRGDMSVRPAIMEYLREQY from the coding sequence ATGCCAGACCGGATTGAAAGCGACAGTCGCAAGCTGTTGGGCCGCTTGCGCGATACCATGGCAGGCGAAGACGCGGGCCAGGCGCGGCTGGACAAGATCACCCATCTGATCGCGACGTCGATGGGGTGCGAAGTGTGCTCTATCTATCTGTTTCGCGATGACGACACGCTGGAGCTGTGTGCCACCGAGGGTCTGAACAAGGACGCGGTGCACCAGACGCGCATGCGGTTGGGCGAGGGTCTGGTGGGCAAGGTGGCCAAGCGCCGCCGCATCATCAACACGCCGAACGCCCCGCAGGCCAAGGGTTTCCGCTATATGGAGGAAACCGGCGAGGAGATCTATTCGAGCTTTCTGGGGGTGCCGATCCAGCGGTTGGGCGACACGCTGGGCGTTCTGGTGGTCCAGTCGAAAGATGCACGCGAATTCATCGCCGACGAGGTCTATGCGCTGGAAGTCGTGGCGATGGTGCTGGCCGAAATGACCGAACTGGGCGCCTTTGTGGGCGAGGGCATGGCCATGTCGGCGCGCCATTCGCAGCCCGTTCTGGTGCGCGGTACCGTGGCACAGGAAGGCGTGGCGGAGGGCCATGTATGGCTGCACGAGCCGCGGGTCGTGGTCTCGAACCCCATCGCGGACGACCCGGAGGTGGAGGCGCAGCGGCTGCAGGACGCTGTCGATACCCTGCGGCTGAGCGTCGATCAGATGCTGACCATGTCGGTGGCCGACAAGGAGCAAAAGCAGGTCATCGAGACCTACCGCATGTTTGCCAACTCCAAAAGCTGGATGCGGCGGATGCAGGAGGACATCACCCGCGGCCTGTCGGCCGAAGCGGCGGTGGAAAAGGAGCAATCGCTGGCGCGCTCGCGCATGGGCCAGTCGGCGGACGCCTATCTGCGCGAACGGCTGAGCGATCTGGACGACCTGTCGAACCGTTTGCTGCGGATCCTGACCGGGCAGGGCAGCAACACGGGGGCCGAAATGCCGGGCGATCCGATCCTTGTGGCCCGCAACATCGGTCCGGCGGAGCTGCTTGAATACGGGCGCAGTTTGCGCGGTATCGTGCTGGAGGACGGATCGGTCGGCAGCCACGCGGCAATCGTGGCGCGGGCCCTTGCGATCCCGTTGCTGGTGCATGCCGGACGCATCAGCACGGAGGCGCTGAACGGCGATCACATCATGGTCGACGGCGAGCAGGGGATCGTGCATTTGCGCCCGGAGGACACGGTGGCGACCGCGTTTCGCGACAAGATCGCCATGCAGGCCGCGGCGCAGGAACGCTATGCCTCGATCCGCGAAAAGCCCGCAGAGACGCGGTGCGGGTCGATCGTGCAGCTGAACATGAACGCGGGTTTGATGGCCGATCTGCCGTCGCTGCAGAGCTCGGGCGCGGAGGGTGTGGGCCTGTTCCGGACCGAATTGCAGTTTCTGGTGCGCAACCAGATGCCGCGCCGGTCCGAGCTGAGCGCGCTTTATACCCGCGTGCTGGAGGCCGCACAGGGCAAACGGGTCGTTTTCCGCACGCTCGACATCGGGTCGGACAAGGTCCTGCCTTATATGAAACCCAACGATGAGCCGAACCCGGCGCTGGGCTGGCGGGCGATCCGTGTGGGGCTGGACAAACCCGGCATCATGCGGATGCAGTTGCAGGCGCTTTTCCGGGCGGCGAACGGCGGGCCGCTGACGGTGATGTTCCCGTTTGTGGCGCAGTTCGAGGAATACCGCGCGGCCCGCGAAGAGGTCGCCAAGACGCTGGCGCGCGAGGAACGGTTGGGCCATGTGCTGCCGTCAAAGATCGAAGTGGGCGCGATGCTCGAGACGCCGTCACTGGGGTTTGCGCCGCGCAAGTTCTTTGAGGAGGTCGATTTCCTGTCGATCGGGGGCAATGACCTCAAGCAGTTCTTCTTTGCGGCAGACCGTGAAAACGAGCGGGTGCGCAAACGCTACGACACGTTGAACGTGAGTTTCCTGACGTTTCTGGAGAGTATTGCGGAGCGTTGTGCCGACACGGGCACGCCGCTGTCGTTCTGCGGCGAAGATGCGGGCCGTCCGGTCGAGGCGCTGTGTTTTGCGGCCATCGGCTTTCGCCAGCTGTCGATGCGGCCCGCGTCGATCGGGCCGGTCAAGAGCCTGCTGCGCCGCTGTAATCTGGACGATGTGCATAGGGTCATCACGACCGCCCGCGACCGCGGCGATATGTCGGTTCGGCCCGCGATCATGGAATATCTGCGCGAACAGTACTGA
- a CDS encoding helix-turn-helix transcriptional regulator has product MSVIASSVDETHDGLALFSEKCREIDEVPAFWWGDYPVWIADIPRQRPNVWPLRFEGADRVLVCSPDAERQYCVQTAALKAFVTDTLDTKLTAAEFAVFLDLATGLSLEESASSAEVAVATRRKQLQTAFRKLDVVGQSELVSLANQLINRFSIVLARMIGRDETHWGGYVGHLPKGVRCGVLEGPDHDPVRYLEIGPVTGRPVIVLHPMIFPHIDPRDVEMFHTLGWRTFWPIRAGCLSVAGTTSKDWAAHCDRAVSDIHTVRGLCSDVSVPVVAMVSSGAYATAFAEKYPDHVQRIDFVSTCFTSGKGKSSDGYFGEFLLRGLQQNGRLAAIAIQHLATAVFGKEQLETTLRRIFKGSRTDMDLLDAEFGDPARRERITFAIRHSIESMRLDYLSQLNFCWSRTRKLGVPIQFWHGAQDAVHDLEEVVPFSHRIAGKPPEVVRDMGHLTQGAPMRQVYRRIAATYSK; this is encoded by the coding sequence ATGAGCGTTATTGCGTCCTCCGTCGACGAGACCCACGACGGGTTGGCGCTTTTTTCCGAGAAATGCAGGGAAATCGACGAGGTGCCCGCGTTCTGGTGGGGCGATTATCCGGTCTGGATCGCCGATATTCCGCGACAGCGCCCGAATGTCTGGCCGCTGCGGTTCGAGGGCGCTGACAGGGTTCTTGTCTGCAGTCCCGACGCAGAGCGGCAGTATTGCGTCCAAACCGCGGCGCTGAAGGCCTTCGTTACCGATACGCTGGACACCAAGCTGACGGCGGCGGAATTTGCCGTGTTTCTGGATCTGGCGACGGGGCTGTCGCTGGAGGAAAGTGCCAGCAGTGCCGAGGTGGCCGTGGCCACGCGGCGCAAGCAATTGCAAACGGCGTTCCGAAAGCTCGACGTTGTGGGGCAGTCCGAACTGGTCAGTCTGGCCAACCAGTTGATCAACCGCTTCTCGATCGTGCTCGCGCGGATGATCGGGCGGGATGAGACACATTGGGGCGGGTATGTCGGTCACCTGCCCAAGGGCGTGCGCTGTGGCGTTCTGGAGGGGCCGGACCATGATCCGGTGAGATATCTCGAGATCGGGCCGGTGACGGGGCGGCCCGTCATCGTGCTGCATCCGATGATTTTTCCGCACATCGACCCGCGCGATGTCGAGATGTTTCACACGCTCGGTTGGCGCACCTTCTGGCCCATCAGGGCCGGGTGTCTGAGCGTGGCGGGCACGACGTCAAAAGACTGGGCCGCGCATTGTGACAGGGCCGTGTCGGACATTCATACCGTTCGGGGCCTGTGTTCAGACGTGTCTGTGCCGGTTGTTGCGATGGTGTCATCCGGTGCCTATGCGACGGCGTTCGCAGAGAAATATCCCGACCACGTGCAGCGCATAGATTTTGTGTCGACCTGTTTCACCTCTGGCAAGGGGAAGTCGTCAGATGGGTATTTCGGGGAATTTTTGCTGCGCGGATTGCAGCAGAACGGACGTTTGGCGGCCATCGCGATCCAGCATCTTGCCACTGCCGTATTTGGCAAGGAACAGCTCGAGACGACGCTGAGACGCATTTTCAAGGGGAGCCGGACCGACATGGATCTGCTTGATGCGGAATTCGGCGATCCGGCGCGCCGCGAGCGGATCACGTTTGCCATTCGACATTCGATTGAATCCATGCGGCTGGATTACCTGTCGCAGCTCAATTTTTGCTGGAGCAGGACGCGCAAGCTGGGGGTGCCGATCCAATTCTGGCACGGGGCGCAGGATGCTGTGCACGATCTCGAGGAGGTCGTGCCCTTCTCGCACCGGATTGCGGGCAAGCCACCGGAAGTGGTGCGGGATATGGGCCACCTGACGCAGGGCGCGCCCATGCGGCAAGTCTATCGCCGGATCGCGGCCACATACTCCAAATGA
- a CDS encoding LysR family transcriptional regulator gives MDGLNGLAEFCAVVDHGGFTRAAEALGVSPSFVSRRVSDLEARLGVRLLHRTTRQVNLTDMGAQYHERASAVLNDIRDMEADLAERQNRIAGRIRISAGGLFGETHVAKALAAFAAEHPAVEIELDVSARRIDLIREGFDLAVRHGMPDDPDLVVRRIASRRMIVCAAPGYVTAHGAPDTPGDLSAHFCLSATRDWAFVHNGQPLSLRVQSRWACNNGVALAAAARAGLGITRLADTYVTADLDAGTLVPLLQDYEVALQPTVLVYPSRDNMPVRLRTLIGYLAKTLGQTDQPQKPHPGD, from the coding sequence ATGGACGGGCTGAACGGGCTGGCAGAATTCTGTGCCGTCGTGGATCACGGCGGCTTTACGCGCGCGGCCGAGGCGCTTGGCGTCTCACCGTCCTTCGTCAGCCGCCGCGTGTCCGATCTGGAGGCACGGCTGGGCGTGCGCCTGCTGCACCGCACCACCCGGCAGGTGAACCTGACCGACATGGGCGCGCAATACCACGAACGCGCCAGCGCGGTGCTCAACGACATCCGCGATATGGAGGCAGACCTCGCCGAGCGGCAGAACCGCATCGCGGGACGCATCCGCATCTCCGCCGGCGGGCTTTTCGGTGAAACACATGTGGCCAAGGCGCTCGCCGCCTTCGCAGCAGAGCACCCCGCGGTCGAGATCGAACTGGACGTCTCGGCCCGGCGCATCGATCTGATCCGCGAGGGGTTCGATCTTGCCGTGCGGCACGGCATGCCCGACGATCCCGACCTCGTCGTGCGCCGCATCGCCAGCCGCCGCATGATCGTCTGCGCCGCTCCCGGCTATGTCACCGCGCATGGCGCCCCCGACACCCCCGGTGATTTATCCGCGCATTTCTGTCTGTCCGCCACCCGGGACTGGGCCTTCGTGCACAACGGCCAGCCGCTCTCCCTGCGGGTCCAGAGCCGCTGGGCATGCAACAACGGCGTCGCTCTTGCCGCCGCGGCCCGCGCGGGTCTCGGGATCACACGGCTTGCAGACACCTATGTCACCGCCGACCTTGACGCTGGCACGCTCGTGCCGCTCCTGCAGGATTACGAAGTCGCGCTGCAACCAACGGTGCTCGTCTACCCTTCGCGCGATAACATGCCGGTCAGGCTGCGGACGCTGATTGGCTATCTGGCCAAGACGCTGGGGCAGACAGACCAGCCGCAAAAGCCGCATCCGGGCGATTAG
- a CDS encoding nuclear transport factor 2 family protein: protein MTRIIRTLTAAAIVATAPFVAIAGPAADAAEAFFDRYRAQDVPAMIELFSPEGTVEYIPFGFSGPVEEVGPGSWGVLIDAFPDLSNEVHSITEDAAGTRAFVDVNISGTQAKDTFGIVNRGRAYDLRHMFVIEVDAAGGITHVTAFWDNADWYRQLGRTQID from the coding sequence ATGACACGTATCATCCGCACACTGACCGCCGCCGCCATCGTCGCCACGGCACCGTTTGTTGCGATTGCAGGCCCCGCTGCCGACGCCGCAGAGGCGTTTTTTGATCGCTACCGCGCGCAGGACGTGCCGGCGATGATCGAGTTGTTCAGCCCCGAGGGCACGGTCGAATACATCCCCTTCGGCTTTTCGGGGCCCGTGGAAGAGGTGGGACCGGGCAGTTGGGGTGTTCTGATCGACGCGTTTCCGGACCTGTCCAACGAGGTGCACAGCATCACCGAGGATGCAGCGGGCACCCGCGCTTTTGTCGACGTCAACATCTCGGGCACGCAAGCGAAAGACACGTTCGGCATCGTGAACCGGGGCCGCGCCTATGATCTGCGCCACATGTTCGTCATCGAGGTGGACGCGGCGGGCGGGATTACCCATGTCACCGCCTTTTGGGACAACGCCGATTGGTACCGCCAGCTTGGCCGCACGCAGATCGACTGA
- a CDS encoding type 1 glutamine amidotransferase domain-containing protein yields the protein MTPHHILVVLTSHDTLGHTGRKTGFWLEEFATPYYVFRDAGAAVTLASPAGGQPPIDPKSAAPEWQTDATRRFDADDAGRDALAHTLRLSDVDAGDYDAIFFPGGHGPMWDFPDNAALAGLIEAFDAEDKPIGAVCHGPVALVGARKADGTPLVAGRRVTGFTNGEEDAVGLRAVVPFLLEDRLRALGATVDNAADFSAHAITDGTLVTGQNPQSSEVGARAVLALLVAGRLAKGEGIV from the coding sequence ATGACCCCCCATCACATCCTTGTCGTCCTGACCTCGCACGACACGCTCGGACACACGGGCCGAAAGACCGGCTTCTGGCTGGAAGAATTTGCCACACCCTACTACGTCTTTCGTGACGCGGGGGCCGCGGTGACGCTCGCTTCGCCAGCCGGAGGACAGCCGCCCATCGACCCCAAAAGCGCCGCGCCCGAATGGCAAACGGATGCGACCCGCCGGTTTGATGCGGATGACGCGGGGCGCGACGCGCTGGCGCATACGCTCAGGCTTTCCGATGTCGATGCCGGGGATTATGACGCGATCTTCTTTCCCGGGGGGCATGGCCCGATGTGGGATTTTCCCGACAATGCGGCGTTGGCGGGATTGATCGAAGCCTTTGACGCAGAGGACAAGCCCATCGGGGCGGTCTGTCACGGGCCGGTGGCGCTGGTGGGCGCGCGCAAGGCGGATGGAACACCGCTTGTGGCGGGACGTCGCGTGACGGGTTTTACCAACGGCGAAGAGGATGCGGTCGGGCTGCGCGCGGTCGTGCCCTTCCTGCTCGAGGACCGGTTGCGCGCTTTGGGAGCGACCGTCGACAATGCGGCGGACTTCAGCGCCCACGCCATCACCGATGGCACCCTTGTCACGGGACAGAACCCGCAATCGTCCGAGGTTGGCGCGCGGGCCGTGCTTGCTCTTTTGGTCGCGGGCAGGCTGGCCAAAGGCGAGGGGATCGTCTGA
- a CDS encoding DMT family transporter, which yields MSLVLSPPALAIAPETRVGFAAGLAAAAIWGAYLALSSAGVAAGLNGYDVAALRYMVAGPIMLGVLVLRREGLRLRMSVLQGVTVAVLLGPPFVLLSVGGYAFAPLAHGSVLVPASLTLGGLALSRVVLGERLGLQRLVGVGIMLLGLGLVVGRGASVSAAAIGGDAMFVLAGLSWAAFAALQQRWRLPAVDVTAVVGVAGLVALVPGYLVLRGTDALAALPAGMLAAQIVVQGILSGVVAMIAFAASVRLLGAARAATFPALVPGFALVIGLPLTGQALVGSQAIGLVALGLGLVSVLGAARMR from the coding sequence ATGTCGCTGGTCCTGTCGCCCCCCGCTCTCGCCATTGCCCCTGAAACACGGGTCGGCTTTGCCGCCGGTCTTGCTGCCGCTGCCATCTGGGGCGCTTACCTCGCGCTGTCGAGCGCGGGTGTTGCGGCGGGGCTCAATGGCTACGACGTGGCCGCGCTGCGGTATATGGTGGCGGGGCCGATCATGCTCGGCGTTCTGGTGCTGCGGCGTGAGGGTCTGCGTCTGCGCATGAGCGTCTTGCAGGGCGTCACCGTTGCCGTCCTGCTGGGCCCGCCGTTTGTCCTGTTGAGCGTTGGCGGCTATGCGTTTGCCCCGCTTGCGCACGGGTCCGTGCTGGTCCCCGCGTCGCTCACGCTGGGGGGGCTTGCGCTGTCGCGGGTGGTGTTGGGCGAACGGCTCGGCCTGCAACGGCTGGTGGGCGTGGGCATCATGCTGCTGGGGCTGGGGCTTGTCGTTGGGCGCGGGGCGAGCGTTTCGGCCGCCGCGATCGGGGGGGATGCGATGTTCGTGCTGGCCGGGCTGTCGTGGGCGGCCTTCGCGGCGCTGCAACAACGCTGGCGGCTGCCCGCCGTAGACGTCACGGCGGTGGTGGGTGTTGCGGGTCTTGTGGCGCTGGTGCCCGGCTACCTCGTCCTGCGCGGGACAGATGCGCTCGCGGCCTTGCCCGCCGGAATGCTGGCGGCACAGATCGTGGTTCAGGGCATTCTGTCCGGTGTCGTGGCGATGATTGCGTTCGCGGCCTCCGTGCGCCTGCTGGGGGCGGCGCGCGCGGCGACCTTTCCGGCGCTCGTGCCCGGATTTGCGCTGGTGATCGGCCTGCCGCTGACCGGGCAGGCGCTGGTGGGCAGCCAGGCGATCGGGCTGGTCGCGCTCGGGCTGGGGCTGGTGAGCGTTCTGGGGGCCGCGCGAATGAGGTGA
- a CDS encoding MFS transporter has product MATQTAFSFNALSDTARRHIRVFQLHQFLDRFATGLTVAVVALALTDRGMDLFQISLLFGIYSVTTMTMELPFGGLADSIGRKPVFLAAVGASLVSLALFLVSRDFAVLAFSFAFIGFGRALRSGTLDAWFVETFRATAPDVDVQPALARAQWANAMGLATGAIAGGTLPDVFGAVALTYGASVYDVSYVASFAVMVGVLVFTVVFIAEAPRPRRRGALRQGFADVPTVIAGAGRLALRHPAVSVLLAALGLFLMATNPVEVIWPTVAKPMLDRGFANSFIGALTAVYFFSIAGGAALSPLISRIFNRRHAVTLAALFACLAGVQVALAMQVGIIGFTGVFVLYAIILGASETPASSILHNCVGDDQRSTLLSLRSLIQQSGAALGLVMVGAVAEIYATPVAWSLGAVFLLMAVVLAFVLAKRLAERDA; this is encoded by the coding sequence ATGGCCACGCAGACCGCATTCTCTTTCAACGCTTTGTCGGACACGGCACGCCGACACATTCGGGTGTTCCAGCTGCACCAGTTTCTCGACCGTTTCGCGACGGGGCTGACGGTGGCCGTCGTGGCCCTTGCACTGACGGATCGGGGCATGGACCTGTTCCAGATTTCACTGCTTTTCGGCATCTATTCGGTCACGACCATGACGATGGAGCTGCCCTTTGGCGGATTGGCCGACAGCATTGGCCGCAAGCCTGTGTTTCTCGCAGCGGTGGGCGCCAGTCTGGTGTCGCTGGCGCTGTTTCTGGTGTCGCGCGACTTTGCCGTGCTGGCGTTTTCGTTTGCCTTTATCGGCTTTGGGCGGGCCTTGCGCTCGGGGACGCTGGATGCGTGGTTCGTGGAGACATTCAGGGCCACCGCGCCGGATGTGGATGTTCAGCCCGCGCTTGCCCGGGCGCAATGGGCCAATGCCATGGGGTTGGCCACCGGCGCGATTGCGGGAGGGACCCTGCCGGATGTTTTTGGTGCCGTGGCCCTGACGTACGGTGCCAGCGTCTATGACGTGTCCTACGTCGCCAGCTTTGCCGTCATGGTTGGTGTGCTGGTTTTCACGGTGGTGTTCATCGCCGAAGCGCCGCGCCCGCGGCGTCGGGGGGCGCTGCGGCAGGGGTTTGCAGACGTCCCGACGGTGATCGCCGGGGCAGGGCGCCTTGCCCTGCGCCACCCTGCGGTTTCGGTGCTTTTGGCCGCGCTTGGCCTGTTCCTGATGGCGACGAATCCCGTCGAAGTGATCTGGCCGACAGTTGCCAAACCGATGCTGGACCGGGGCTTTGCCAACAGTTTTATCGGCGCGCTGACAGCCGTTTACTTTTTCTCGATCGCGGGTGGTGCGGCGCTGTCGCCGTTGATCAGCCGGATCTTCAACCGGCGCCATGCCGTCACGCTTGCGGCGCTTTTTGCCTGTCTTGCGGGTGTTCAGGTCGCATTGGCCATGCAGGTGGGCATCATCGGGTTCACGGGGGTTTTTGTGCTCTATGCCATCATCCTTGGCGCGAGCGAGACGCCTGCCAGCAGTATCCTGCACAATTGCGTAGGGGACGATCAGCGGTCCACCCTCCTGTCCTTGCGGTCATTGATACAGCAATCCGGTGCGGCCTTGGGGCTGGTGATGGTCGGTGCCGTCGCCGAGATATACGCCACCCCCGTCGCGTGGAGCCTTGGCGCGGTGTTTCTTTTGATGGCGGTGGTATTGGCGTTCGTGCTGGCCAAACGGTTGGCCGAGCGGGACGCATAG
- a CDS encoding helix-turn-helix domain-containing protein — MSGMALIWAANVKGLKPAAKIVLIQLADFHNKETGQCNPRAQRLADECEMGRATLFRHMTTLEQCGLVTRHARGDGDGGRGSNQYELHLDITLGPSSRPKGGTGGPNGVESQNETGGNV, encoded by the coding sequence ATGAGTGGCATGGCGCTGATCTGGGCTGCGAACGTCAAAGGTCTCAAGCCCGCCGCCAAGATCGTGCTGATCCAACTGGCGGATTTTCACAACAAAGAAACGGGCCAGTGCAACCCAAGAGCGCAGCGTTTGGCGGACGAATGCGAGATGGGCCGCGCAACGCTGTTTCGGCATATGACGACGTTGGAGCAATGCGGCCTTGTCACGCGTCATGCCCGTGGTGATGGCGATGGTGGGCGCGGGTCCAATCAGTATGAGTTGCACCTTGATATCACCCTTGGTCCTAGCTCACGCCCAAAGGGTGGGACGGGCGGGCCCAACGGGGTTGAGTCTCAAAATGAGACGGGGGGAAACGTCTAA